The Mauremys reevesii isolate NIE-2019 linkage group 13, ASM1616193v1, whole genome shotgun sequence genome contains a region encoding:
- the LOC120380487 gene encoding olfactory receptor 14A16-like — MFLVIYLVGLMGNFLIITAVALNPHLQTPMYFFLVNLSILDFGSISVTIPKSMDNSLINTRVISYPGCVTQVFLFLLFPATDFALLTIMAYDRYVAICQPLHYESIMNRSACVQMAASAWITGIVYSALHTGNTFRLPFCQSSVISQFFCEIPQLLNLTCSDSYLSEIWAIAFSMFLGSNCFVFIIVSYVHIFKAVLRIPSEQGRGKAFSTCLPHLTVVFLLLCTGFFEYMKPTSSSASNMDLMMGVLYSLVPPIMNPII; from the coding sequence ATGTTCCTAGTGATTTACCTGGTAGGCCTGATGGGGAATTTTCTCATCATCACAGCCGTAGCCCTCAACCCCCATCTTCaaacccccatgtacttcttcctggttaATCTGTCCATCCTAGACTTTGGCTCCATCTCAGTTaccatccccaaatccatggacaATTCTCTCATAAACACCAGGGTGATTTCTTATCCTGGATGTGTCACCCaagtctttctctttctcctcttccctgCAACTGATTTTGCCTTACTCACCATCATGGCATACGACCGATATGttgccatctgccaaccactgcactacgAGAGCATAAtgaacaggagtgcttgtgtccaaatggcagccagtgcgTGGATTACTGGTATTGTCTACTCTGCCCTGCACACTGGGAACACCTTCAGGTTGCCCTTCTGTCAGTCCAGTGTCATCagccagttcttctgtgaaatcccccagctACTCAATCTCACCTGCTCTGACTCGTACCTCAGTGAAATTTGGGCTATTGCCTTTAGTATGTTTTTAGGTTcaaactgctttgtttttataattgtgtCTTATGTTCACATCTTCAAAGCAGTGCTGAGAATCCCTTCTGAGCAGGGCCGAggtaaagccttctccacctgcctccctcacctcaCTGTGGTCTTTTTGTTACTTTGCACTGGCTTCTTTGAGTACAtgaaacccacctccagctcagcATCAAATATGGATCTCATGATGGGTGTTCTATATTCCCTGGTGCCTCCAATAATGAATCCAATCATCTGA